The nucleotide sequence tgtttttcatttatgtgatgaatatttttccatccatttactttgagcctgtTGGTATCAttacacatgagatgggtctctcaAAGGCAGCAgaagtgtcttctttttttatccagtttgccacttTGTGTCTATTCAGTGGAGCATTtcagccatttacattcaagctTAATATTGATGTGTtaggttttcttccttttatagcGTTAGCTAGTTACCTTGTAGTCTTAATTGTTTAATTGCTTTATAGGTTCTGTACATTTTGTATTCATGTATGCTTTTATGGTAGCAagtatcattcttttattttcacgaGCCAAACacctttaaacatttcttttagagTCAGTCTGGAGGTAATGACTTCCCTTAGCATTTTCTTATCTGGAAAtaccttattttcctttctttatgaaGCTCAGTCTGGCAGGTTATGAAATTCTtgcatggctgggtgcagtggctcccacctgtaatcctagcactttgggaggccaaggcaggcagatcacctgaggtcaggagttcaagaccagcctggccaacatgaagaaactccctctctattaaaaataccaaaatttgccaggtgtggtggcgcacacctgcaatcccagctactggtgaggctgaggcaggagaattgcttgaatccaggaagcagaggttgcagtgagctgacatcacaccactgcactccagcctgggtggcaaagtgagactctgtctccaaaaacaagaaattattggatggcatttttttttctttaagaagacTAACACTAGGCCCCAATCTTTTCTAggttgcagggtttctgctgataaGTCAGTTGTTAATCTAATTTACTTTATAGGTAATTTGGCCCTTTGTTTGAGCCCattgtctgggaggtgaggaacgcctctgcccagccaccttgtctgggaagtggggagcccctctgcccggccaccccatctgggaggtgaggagtgcctcttcctGGCCACCCaacgtctgggaggtgaggagcgcctcttcccggctgccccgtctgggaggtgaggagcacctctgcccggccaccccatctgggttgtcaggagtgcctctgcctggccactctgcccggccgccctgtctgggaagtggggagtgcctctgcccggccgccccatccaggatgtgaggagtgcccctgtccggccaccaccccatctgggaagtgcaGAGCGCCTCTGCcgggccgccccatctgggaggtgaggagcacctctgcccagccgccccatctgggaggtgaggagcgcctctgcccggccaccccgtctgagaggtgaggagcgcctctgcctggccaccccgtctgggaggtgaggagttccTCTGGCCGGCCGCCCGGTCTGGCAgttgaggagcgcctctgcccggccaccccctctgggaagtgaagagcgcctctgcccagccgccccatctgggaggtgaggagcacctctgcctgacCTCCACCCCATCTGGGAATTGGGGAGTGCCGTTTctcagccaccccgtctgggaagtgaggagcacctttCTCTGGCTGCCAATCATCTGGGAGGTGAGAAGCGCCTCTTCACGGATGAcacaccatctgggaagtgaggagcacctctgcctggccgccccatctgggaagtgaggagcacctcttcctggtctccccgtctgggaggtgaggagcgcctctgcccggccaccccatctgggaggtgaggagcacctctgcccggccaccccatctgggaggtgaggagcgcctctgcccagccgccccgtctgggaagtggggagcacctctgcctggccgcaatgcctgggaggtgaggagtgcctctgcccagccgccccatccgggaagtgaggagcgcctctgcccagctgccccgtctgggaagtgtgGAGCACCTCTGcacagccgccccatctgggaagtgaggagtgcctctgcctggccactctgcccggccgccccgtctgggaagtggggagtgcctctgcccggccgccccatccaggatgtgaggagtgcccctgtccggccaccaccccatctgggaagtgcaGAGCGCCTCTGCcgggccgccccatctgggaggtgaggagcacctctgcccagccgccccatctgggaggtgaggagcgcctctgcccggccaccccgtctgagaggtgaggagcgcctctgcctggccaccccgtctgggaggtgaggagtgcctctgcctggccgcccgtCGTCTTGGAGGTGAGGAGTTCCTCTTGCCAGCCGCCCAGTCTGGCAgttgaggagcgcctctgcccggccaccccctctgggaagtgaggagcgcctctgcccggcagccccgtctgggaagtgaggagcgccactgcctggctgccccgtctgggttgtgaggagcgcctctgcccgactgccaccccatctgggaagtggggagcgcctctgcccagctgccccgtctgggaagtgaggagcacctttCTCCagctgcccatcatctgggaggtgaggagcgcctctgcatGGATGAcacaccatctgggaagtgaggaacgcctctgcccagccgccccatctgggaagtgaggagtgcctctgcccggccacccattgtctgggaggtgaggagcgcctctgcccggccaccctgtctgggttgtgaggagcacctctgcctggctcccaccctgtctgggaagtggggagcgcctcttcccagtcgccccatctgggaggtgaggagtgcctccCTCCagctgcccatcatctgggaggtgaggagtgcctctgaaCAGACGACACACaatctgggaactgaggagcgcctctgcctggccgcgcCATCTGGGAATtgaagagcgcctctgcccggccgccccatctgggaagtgaggagcgcctctgcctggctgcccatcatctgggaggtgaggagcgcctctgcccggctgcccatcatctgggaggtgaggagcgcctctgcacGGACGAcacaccatctgggaagtgaggagcacctctgcccggccgccccatctgggatgtgaggagcacccctgtc is from Pan troglodytes isolate AG18354 chromosome 17, NHGRI_mPanTro3-v2.0_pri, whole genome shotgun sequence and encodes:
- the LOC129137938 gene encoding collagen, type I, alpha 1a-like isoform X4 encodes the protein MMGSWRKVLLTSQTGQLGRGAPHFPDGVAVGQRRSSQPRRGSQAVALLTSQTGLPGRGAPHFPEGVAGQRRSSTARLGGWQEELLTSKTTGGQAEALLTSQTGWPGRGAPHLSDGVAGQRRSSPPRWGGWAEVLLTSQMGRPGRGALHFPDGVVAGQGHSSHPGWGGRAEALPTSQTGRPGRVARQRHSSLPRWGGCAEVLHTSQTGQLGRGAPHFPDGAAGQRHSSPPRHCGQAEVLPTSQTGRLGRGAPHLPDGVAGQRCSSPPRWGGRAEALLTSQTGRPGRGAPHFPDGAARQRCSSLPRWCVIREEALLTSQMIGSQRKVFLALSAQLLQARLMKEVSPVVSWRLEPEDGTAL
- the LOC129137938 gene encoding collagen alpha-1(I) chain-like isoform X1, coding for MKGSQAEALLTSQTMGGRAEVLLTSQTGWRGRGTPHFPDGAAVQRRSTLPRRGSWAEAFLTSRTGRLGRGTPHLPGIAARQRWCVIREEALLTSQMIGSQRKMVCRPCRGAPHLPDDGQPGRGAPHLPDDGQPGRGAPHFPDGAAGQRRSSIPRWRGQAEALLSSQIVCRLFRGTPHLPDDGQLEGGTPHLPDGATGKRRSPLPRQGGSQAEVLLTTQTGWPGRGAPHLPDNGWPGRGTPHFPDGAAGQRRSSLPRWCVIHAEALLTSQMMGSWRKVLLTSQTGQLGRGAPHFPDGVAVGQRRSSQPRRGSQAVALLTSQTGLPGRGAPHFPEGVAGQRRSSTARLGGWQEELLTSKTTGGQAEALLTSQTGWPGRGAPHLSDGVAGQRRSSPPRWGGWAEVLLTSQMGRPGRGALHFPDGVVAGQGHSSHPGWGGRAEALPTSQTGRPGRVARQRHSSLPRWGGCAEVLHTSQTGQLGRGAPHFPDGAAGQRHSSPPRHCGQAEVLPTSQTGRLGRGAPHLPDGVAGQRCSSPPRWGGRAEALLTSQTGRPGRGAPHFPDGAARQRCSSLPRWCVIREEALLTSQMIGSQRKVFLALSAQLLQARLMKEVSPVVSWRLEPEDGTAL
- the LOC129137938 gene encoding collagen alpha-1(I) chain-like isoform X3 — protein: MIGSQRKMVCRPCRGAPHLPDDGQPGRGAPHLPDDGQPGRGAPHFPDGAAGQRRSSIPRWRGQAEALLSSQIVCRLFRGTPHLPDDGQLEGGTPHLPDGATGKRRSPLPRQGGSQAEVLLTTQTGWPGRGAPHLPDNGWPGRGTPHFPDGAAGQRRSSLPRWCVIHAEALLTSQMMGSWRKVLLTSQTGQLGRGAPHFPDGVAVGQRRSSQPRRGSQAVALLTSQTGLPGRGAPHFPEGVAGQRRSSTARLGGWQEELLTSKTTGGQAEALLTSQTGWPGRGAPHLSDGVAGQRRSSPPRWGGWAEVLLTSQMGRPGRGALHFPDGVVAGQGHSSHPGWGGRAEALPTSQTGRPGRVARQRHSSLPRWGGCAEVLHTSQTGQLGRGAPHFPDGAAGQRHSSPPRHCGQAEVLPTSQTGRLGRGAPHLPDGVAGQRCSSPPRWGGRAEALLTSQTGRPGRGAPHFPDGAARQRCSSLPRWCVIREEALLTSQMIGSQRKVFLALSAQLLQARLMKEVSPVVSWRLEPEDGTAL
- the LOC129137938 gene encoding collagen alpha-2(I) chain-like isoform X2, coding for MKGSQAEALLTSQTMGGRAEVLLTSQTGWRGRGTPHFPDGAAVQRRSTLPRRGSWAEAFLTSRTGRLGRGTPHLPGIAARQRWCVIREEALLTSQMIGSQRKMVCRPCRGAPHLPDDGQPGRGAPHLPDDGQPGRGAPHFPDGAAGQRRSSIPRWRGQAEALLSSQIVCRLFRGTPHLPDDGQLEGGTPHLPDGATGKRRSPLPRQGGSQAEVLLTTQTGWPGRGAPHLPDNGWPGRGTPHFPDGAAGQRRSSLPRWCVIHAEALLTSQMMGSWRKVLLTSQTGQLGRGAPHFPDGVAVGQRRSSQPRRGSQAVALLTSQTGLPGRGAPHFPEGVAGQRRSSTARLGGWQEELLTSKTTGGQAEALLTSQTGWPGRGAPHLSDGVAGQRRSSPPRWGGWAEVLLTSQMGRPGRGALHFPDGVVAGQGHSSHPGWGGRAEALPTSQTGRPGRVARQRHSSLPRWGGCAEVLHTSQTGQLGRGAPHFPDGAAGQRHSSPPRHCGQAEMVCHP